One window from the genome of Pempheris klunzingeri isolate RE-2024b chromosome 7, fPemKlu1.hap1, whole genome shotgun sequence encodes:
- the LOC139203575 gene encoding eosinophil peroxidase-like, producing the protein MKWFLCLIAACLYLCLHVDAESRWSRSAIESAVKAAKATVDSAYEYSRGVSVERVKRNAVKPSDVLRLLKQPVGSTRDAVRAADYMDNAVKLIKRSLKRREKRSINATDLITDEDLQVIADLTGCSSRHRVPSCKTTANLNRFRTVSGVCNNRGNTRRGSSNTPFARWLPAEYQDKISLPKGWDPKRKVNRQFLPLVRAVSNRILSTANADVESDPLYTHLVTIFGQWTDHDLTFTPHSPVIRSFNSGIDCERSCERTEPCFPIEIPEQDPRFGRNSEECIPFFRSAAACGSGGSGLFFGQQTVREQINSLTAFIDVGQVYGADNSKARFLRNLTTDEGLLRVNTQYTDNGRELLPFANMETNMCATRARITNDINAEEVPCFVAGDERSNENIGLTSVHTLLMREHNRLARALAELNPHWDGERLYQEARKIMGGYFQVLTFRDYLLHIVGPDAMSRDLSTYPGYDENVDPSISNVFATAAYRFAHLMIQPFMFRLNEQYQEHSDYPSPLLHKAFFTPWRITFEGGLDPILRGLVGRQAKQNMQDHMMPDELRERLFKFSGDLALDLAALNMQRGRDHGLPGYNKWRKFCGLSEPRNRKQLEKVLKNKNLAKSLLDLYRTPENIDVWLGGVAEPFVDGGRVGPLFACLIATQFQRIRQGDRLWWENEGVFTEDQRESLRETSLARIICDNTGITEVPERPFQYRPRGSGYTQCKDIPAFDLSPWTENIV; encoded by the exons ATGAAGTGGTTTTTATGCCTGATAGCTGCGTGTCTTTACCTGTGTTTGCACGTTGATGCTG aATCCCGTTGGAGCAGAAGTGCCATTGAAAGTGCTGTGAAAGCAGCCAAGGCCACAGTCGACTCAGCCTATGAGTACTCCAGAGGAGT GAGTGTTGAGCGTGTGAAGAGGAATGCAGTGAAACCCTCAGACGTCCTGCGCTTGTTGAAGCAGCCCGTTGGATCAACCCGCGATGCCGTGCGTGCTGCTGACTATATGGACAATGCTGTCAAACTCATCAAGAGGTCTTTGAAAAGACGTGAAAAACGCTCCATCAATGCCACAG atttgaTCACTGACGAGGATCTGCAGGTGATTGCTGATCTGACAGGCTGCTCATCCCGACATCGTGTCCCTTCTTGCAAGACAACTGCCAATTTGAACAGGTTTCGCACTGTAAGCGGCGTCTGCAACAACAG AGGAAATACCCGCAGGGGATCCTCCAACACTCCTTTCGCCCGCTGGCTCCCTGCTGAATACCAAGATAAAATCTCCCTGCCTAAAGGATGGGACCCTAAGCGGAAAGTCAACAGACAATTCCTACCTTTG GTGAGGGCCGTGTCCAACCGCATTCTGAGCACAGCAAACGCTGATGTGGAGAGCGACCCACTCTACACTCACCTGGTGACAATCTTCGGCCAGTGGACTGACCATGATCTGACCTTCACTCCTCACTCTCCTGTCATCCGCTCATTCAATAGCGGTATTGACTGTGAAAGGAGCTGTGAACGTACAGAGCCCTGCTTCCCCATTGAG ATTCCTGAGCAAGACCCCCGCTTTGGCAGGAACTCAGAAGAGTGCATCCCCTTCTTccgctcagcagcagcttgtggcTCCGGCGGCTCAGGGCTCTTCTTTGGTCAACAGACTGTCCGGGAGCAGATTAACTCCCTCACAGCTTTCATTGATGTCGGCCAGGTGTACGGTGCAGACAACAGCAAAGCTCGCTTCCTACGCAACCTTACTACAGATGAGGGCCTGTTGAGGGTCAACACACAGTACACTGACAATGGCCGAGAGCTCCTGCCCTTCGCCAACATGGAAACCAACATGTGTGCCACCCGAGCTCGCATCACCAATGACATTAATGCTGAGGAGGTGCCCTGCTTTGTGGCTG GTGACGAGCGCTCCAATGAGAACATTGGTCTGACCTCTGTGCACACACTGTTGATGCGTGAACACAACCGTCTGGCGCGTGCTCTGGCCGAACTCAATCCCCACTGGGACGGAGAGAGACTCTACCAGGAGGCACGCAAGATCATGGGAGGATATTTCCAG gTTCTCACTTTCAGAGACTACTTACTCCACATCGTCGGTCCAGACGCCATGTCCAGGGATCTGTCCACCTACCCCGGTTATGATGAAAACGTGGACCCCAGCATCTCCAATGTGTTCGCCACAGCTGCCTACCGATTTGCCCATCTGATGATTCAGCCTTTCATGTTTCGTCTTAATGAGCAGTACCAGGAGCACAGTGATTACCCCAGCCCACTGCTGCACAAAGCCTTCTTCACACCATGGAGGATCACCTTTGAAG GTGGTTTGGACCCAATCCTGAGGGGGTTGGTGGGTCGCCAGGCCAAGCAGAACATGCAGGATCACATGATGCCCGATGAGCTGAGGGAAAGGCTGTTTAAATTCTCCGGTGATTTGGCGCTGGATCTGGCTGCTCTCAAcatgcagagaggcagagaccaTGGACTTCCTG GCTACAACAAATGGCGCAAATTCTGTGGACTGTCAGAACCACGAAACCGGAAACAGCTGGAAAAagtgctgaaaaataaaaacctggcCAAGAGCCTGCTGGATCTCTACAGAACACCTGAAAACATTGATGTGTGGCTGGGAGGAGTGGCGGAGCCGTTTGTTGACGGAGGAAGAGTGGGACCCCTGTTCGCCTGCCTGATTGCCACTCAGTTCCAGAGGATCCGGCAGGGAGATCG ACTTTGGTGGGAGAACGAGGGAGTCTTCACTGAGGACCAGAGGGAGTCCCTGAGGGAAACATCGCTTGCCCGCATCATCTGTGACAACACTGGTATCACTGAAGTACCAGAGAGGCCCTTCCAGTACCGGCCTCGGGGGTCTGGTTACACCCAGTGCAAAGACATCCCTGCTTTTGACCTCAGTCCATGGACGGAGAATATTGTGTAG
- the LOC139204107 gene encoding eosinophil peroxidase-like, with protein MTLEGANFTVFSDMNRFLCLLAAGLYLFLQCQVNAESHLSRSVIERAVMAAKANVDSAYEYSRRESIKRVKRNAVNPADVLRLLKQPVGSTRDVARAADYMDNAVKLIKRSLQRRHKRSINATDLITDEDLLVIENLTGCSPRHRVPSCMMSPELDRFRTASNVCNNRKFTRRGSSNAPFTRWLSAEYQDEISLPKGWDRELPVNTQILPLVRAVSNRILSTANADVESDPLYTHLVTIFGQWTDHDLTFTPHSPVIRSFNSGIDCERSCERTEPCFPIEIPEQDPRFGRNSEECIPFFRSAAACGSGGSGLFFGQQTVREQINSLTAFIDVGQVYGADNSKARFLRNLTTDEGLLRVNTQYTDNGRELLPFANMETNMCATRARITNDSNAEEVPCFVAGDERSNENIGLTSVHTLLMREHNRLARALAELNPHWDGERLYQEARKIMGGYFQVLTFRDYLMLIVGPDVMARDLSTYPGYDENVDPSISNVFATAAYRFAHLMIQPFMFRLNEQYQEHSDYPSPLLHKAFFTPWRITFEGGLDPILRGLVGRRAKQNTQEHMMHDELRERLFKFSGDLALDLAALNMQRGRDHGLPGYNKWRRFCDLSEPQNLEELAEVMNNTDLAMSLLDLYGTPENIDVWLGGVAEPFVDGGRVGPLFACLIATQFQRIRQGDRLWWENEGVFTEDQRESLRETSLARIICDNTGITEVPERPFQYRPRGSGYTQCEEIPAFDLSPWREDGLDSRGPRGPQGPRGPLGLRGPPGPPGPPGPVSTVEKVAFSVRLGNNFPKAGEPLKFRQVIYNGQNSYNIRTGYFTCEHPGVYEFQFHCTINQAAASVDLMRNGKLIVHSYTTKQGGYITASGNTYVKLERGDYVYLLANHNGNGLTSDSFFSGHLMFTE; from the exons ATGACATTGGAGGGCGCGAACTTCACCGTTTTCTCAG acaTGAATCGATTTCTGTGCCTGCTGGCTGCAGGACTTTACCTGTTCTTGCAATGCCAGGTGAATGCTG aATCCCATTTGAGCAGGAGTGTCATTGAGAGGGCCGTGATGGCAGCCAAGGCCAATGTGGACTCAGCCTATGAGTACTCCAGAAGAGA GAGCATTAAACGTGTGAAGAGGAATGCAGTGAATCCTGCAGACGTCCTGCGCTTGTTGAAGCAGCCCGTTGGATCAACCCGTGATGTTGCACGTGCTGCTGACTATATGGACAATGCTGTCAAACTCATCAAGAGGTCTTTGCAAAGACGTCACAAACGCTCCATCAATGCCACAG ATTTGATCACTGACGAGGATCTGCTGGTGATTGAGAATCTGACGGGCTGCTCACCCCGACATCGTGTCCCTTCTTGTATGATGAGTCCTGAATTAGACAGGTTTCGCACTGCGAGCAACGTCTGCAACAACAG GAAATTCACCCGCAGGGGATCCTCCAACGCTCCTTTCACCCGCTGGCTCTCTGCAGAGTACCAGGATGAAATCTCTCTGCCGAAAGGCTGGGACCGTGAGCTACCAGTCAACACACAGATTCTACCTTTG GTGAGGGCCGTGTCCAACCGCATTCTGAGCACAGCAAACGCTGATGTGGAGAGCGACCCACTCTACACTCACCTGGTGACAATCTTCGGCCAGTGGACTGACCATGATCTGACCTTCACTCCTCACTCTCCTGTCATCCGCTCATTCAATAGCGGTATTGACTGTGAAAGGAGCTGTGAACGTACAGAGCCCTGCTTCCCCATTGAG ATTCCTGAGCAAGACCCCCGCTTTGGCAGGAACTCAGAAGAGTGCATCCCCTTCTTccgctcagcagcagcttgtggcTCCGGCGGCTCAGGGCTCTTCTTTGGTCAACAGACTGTCCGGGAGCAGATTAACTCCCTCACAGCTTTCATTGATGTCGGCCAGGTGTACGGTGCAGACAACAGCAAAGCTCGCTTCCTACGCAACCTTACTACAGATGAGGGCCTATTGAGAGTCAACACACAGTACACTGACAATGGCCGAGAGCTCCTGCCCTTCGCCAACATGGAAACCAACATGTGTGCCACCCGAGCTCGCATCACCAATGACAGTAATGCTGAGGAGGTGCCCTGCTTTGTGGCTG GTGACGAGCGCTCCAATGAGAACATTGGTCTGACCTCTGTGCACACACTGTTGATGCGTGAACACAACCGTCTGGCGCGTGCTCTGGCCGAACTCAATCCTCACTGGGACGGAGAGAGACTCTACCAGGAGGCACGCAAGATCATGGGAGGATATTTCCAG gTTCTCACTTTCAGAGACTACTTAATGCTCATCGTCGGTCCAGACGTCATGGCCAGGGATCTGTCCACCTACCCCGGTTATGATGAAAACGTGGACCCCAGCATCTCCAATGTGTTCGCCACAGCTGCCTACCGATTTGCCCATCTGATGATTCAGCCTTTCATGTTTCGTCTTAATGAGCAGTACCAGGAGCACAGTGATTACCCCAGCCCACTGCTGCACAAAGCCTTCTTCACACCATGGAGGATCACCTTTGAAG GTGGTTTGGACCCAATCCTGAGGGGGTTGGTGGGTCGCCGGGCCAAGCAGAACACGCAGGAGCACATGATGCACGATGAGCTGAGGGAAAGGCTGTTTAAATTCTCTGGTGATTTGGCGCTGGATCTGGCTGCTCTCAAcatgcagagaggcagagaccaTGGACTTCCTG GCTACAACAAATGGCGCAGATTCTGTGATCTGTCAGAACCACAAAATCTGGAAGAGCTGGCTGAAGTGATGAACAACACTGATCTGGCCATGAGCCTGCTGGATCTCTACGGAACACCTGAAAACATTGATGTGTGGCTGGGAGGAGTGGCGGAGCCGTTTGTTGACGGAGGAAGAGTGGGACCCCTGTTCGCCTGCCTGATTGCCACTCAGTTCCAGAGGATCCGGCAGGGAGATCG ACTTTGGTGGGAGAACGAGGGAGTCTTCACTGAGGACCAGAGGGAGTCCCTGAGGGAAACATCGCTTGCCCGCATCATCTGTGACAACACTGGTATCACTGAAGTACCAGAGAGGCCCTTCCAGTACCGGCCTCGGGGGTCTGGTTACACCCAGTGCGAGGAGATCCCTGCTTTTGACCTCAGTCCCTGGAGGGAAGATG GACTAGACTCACGTGGACCCAGGGGACCACAAG GACCCAGAGGACCACTGGGTCTGAGAGGCCCCCCTGGCCCCCCTGGCCCCCCTGGCCCTGTTAGCACCGTGGAGAAAGTTGCCTTCTCTGTGCGATTGGGAAACAACTTCCCCAAAGCCGGTGAGCCACTCAAATTCCGCCAGGTCATCTACAACGGACAGAACAGCTACAACATCAGAACAGGTTATTTTACCTGTGAGCATCCAGGTGTTTATGAGTTCCAGTTCCACTGTACCATCAACCAGGCGGCTGCCAGTGTGGATCTGATGCGTAATGGAAAGCTGATTGTGCACTCATACACCACCAAACAGGGCGGCTACATCACAGCCAGTGGCAACACGTACGTTAAGCTTGAGAGGGGAGACTATGTCTATCTGTTAGCCAACCACAATGGCAACGGCCTGACCAGTGACAGCTTCTTCTCAGGGCATCTGATGTTCACTGAGTAG